Proteins encoded in a region of the Cataglyphis hispanica isolate Lineage 1 chromosome 14, ULB_Chis1_1.0, whole genome shotgun sequence genome:
- the LOC126854451 gene encoding protein zer-1 homolog: MAELDDLFHTDQYIGPERLTDLCFKLICENLDIISTKGRRGHRILRKGITFPSEICDKIIEYAQHSEATEDDDCFFSIFKNLTATRLKHVKISNCSLTDVSVNTLVSHKLYDLELTDCSNLTEHCIEYINDHSENLHNLAFHGTSMVVPSSLNAADSSINYYERGYVFKTPNLRRLALGYVGIPASEYSLLLKGLTHLTHLDLSNSFDIDTFDFYYRVPNLVSLTLYNVKVNTDPKSFVKNICQLKNLRHLDISQSNYKHGQFDNPNKILSDLVNGLPQLVSLDIGGTNLAGRGVAERPVDTKIEDSNFGQLSDIPGLASRINKPLQFLGLYGTAHGACRRHDIPAKVVAGDANEDQILIAAHVCMDNKQELLQKVLSDLYHVFRYENCHRMDQALCTVLEAMEKHPAQKHIQISGSATLFYIVKMKEKGELVARMKRRIISTLLAGMSAHRDEETMMRNGCLALCQFRIPQDVMSNYEALVKVLLHSAKHSEPESFVQRIGIYLLNSLACQVEGKEKRLLGKLGCVKTMLELVEYRVESNIFDDVLEVAWSTMWNMTDETSVNCQRFLDEKGMALFLLCVKQYPRKEELLRNMMGLLGNVAEVEYLRIHLMQERYVTVFASLLRSNSDGIEVPYNAAGILAHMASDGLEAWTIEKPTRNEVLKYMVQAIESWDLNAERNINYRSFGPLLRLLDVYHTSPCQHWAAWALANLTKVYPFKYCALVVKEGGMEKLHTVIADPRPYERIKELASLVIENCYQYETHSDDVNVSHSALDPEYSLDG; this comes from the exons ATGGCCGAGCTAGATGACTTATTTCACACGGATCAATATATAGGCCCGGAACGTCTCACCGATTTGTGCTTCAAGCTGATCTGCGAGAATCTCGATATTATTTCGACAAAGGGAAGACGCGGTCATCGGATATTACGGAAGGGAATAACCTTTCCTAGCGAGATATGCGACAAGATTATCGAATATGCGCAGCACAGCGAGGCGACCGAGGACGACGATTGTTTCTTCtcgattttcaaaaatttaacagcCACTCGACTGAAACACGTAAAAATCTCCAATTGCAGCTTGACCGATGTCTCGGTTAACACGCTCGTCAGTCACAAACTCTACGACTTAGAACTAACTGATTGTAGTAATTTAACGGAACATTGTATCGAGTATATTAATGACCATTCGGAAAATCTACATAATTTAGCATTTCATGGAACTTCAATGGTTGTACCATCGAGTTTGAATGCAG ctGATTCATCCATCAATTATTATGAACGAGGATACGTTTTTAAAACGCCAAATTTAAGACGCTTGGCATTAGGATATGTAGGAATACCTGCGTCAGAATATTCCTTGCTTTTAAAAGGATTAACCCATCTGACGCATTTGGACCTATCTAATAGTTTTGACATTGAtacttttgatttttattaccgGGTACCAAATTTAGTGTCTTTAACTTTATACAATGTCAAAGTTAATACCGATCCAAAGTCTTTTGTTAAAAACATTTGtcaattgaagaatttaag gcaTTTGGATATTTCGCAATCAAATTACAAGCATGGACAGTTTGATAATCCCAATAAGATTTTAAGTGATTTAGTGAATGGTTTACCCCAGTTGGTATCCTTAGATATCGGCGGCACAAATCTTGCGGGTAGAGGTGTAGCCGAACGTCCCGTTGATACAAAAATTGAGGATTCTAACTTTGGTCAGCTTTCCGACATACCAGGTCTTGCGTCCAGAATAAATAAGCCGTTACAATTTTTAGGACTTTATGGTACTGCTCATGGTGCTTGTAGGAGGCATGACATACCAGCAAAAGTA GTGGCTGGTGATGCAAACGAAGATCAAATATTGATTGCAGCTCATGTTTGTATGGACAATAAGCaggaattattacaaaaagtaCTGAGTGATTTGTATCATGTATTTAGATATGAAAATTGTCATAGAATGGATCAAGCATTATGTACTGTCTTGGAAGCTATGGAGAAGCATCCAGCTCAAAAGCATATACAGATATCAGGAAG cgctacattattttatatagtgaAAATGAAGGAAAAGGGTGAATTAGTAGCGCGAATGAAGAGGAGGATTATTAGTACCTTACTTGCCGGTATGAGCGCGCACAGAGACGAGGAAACTATGATGAGGAACGGTTGTTTGGCATTATGTCAATTTCGCATACCTCAAGATGTG ATGTCGAATTACGAAGCGCTCGTGAAGGTGCTTCTACATTCAGCTAAACATTCGGAACCAGAGAGTTTTGTCCAAAGAATCGgcatatatctattaaactCTCTGGCTTGTCAAGTGGAGGGTAAAGAAAAGAGACTACTCGGCAAACTAGGTTGTGTTAAAACTATGTTAGAATTGGTCGAATACAGGGTGgaatctaatatatttgacGATGTATTAGAAGTCGCATGGTCAACCATGTGGAACATGACGGATGAAACATCCGTAAATTGTCAACGATTTTTAGATGAGAAAGGCATGgcgctttttcttttatgcgtGAAG CAATATCCACGCAAGGAAGAATTACTGAGAAATATGATGGGATTACTCGGCAATGTAGCGGAAGTTGAATATCTTCGAATCCATCTCATGCAAGAACGATATGTAACTGTTTTTGCCAGTTTGTTACGCTCCAATAGCGACGGAATTGAG gTTCCATATAACGCCGCTGGTATATTGGCACACATGGCATCCGATGGCCTTGAAGCTTGGACGATAGAAAAGCCGACTCGCAACGAGGTCCTTAAATACATGGTACAGGCGATCGAAAGTTGGGATTTAAATGCAGAACGTAATATCAATTATCGTTCGTTCGGACCACTATTGCGTCTATTAGATGTATATCATACTTCTCCGTGTCAACATTGGGCTGCTTGGGCTCTTGCCAATCTTACCAAAGTATATC CATTCAAATATTGCGCATTGGTAGTAAAAGAAGGAGGAATGGAGAAACTACACACAGTGATAGCGGATCCTAGGCCGTACGAACGTATAAAAGAACTTGCGAGTTTAGTGATTGAAAATTGCTATCAATATGAGACCCATTCCGATGATGTAAACGTTTCTCATTCGGCCTTAGACCCGGAATATAGTCTCGATGGTTAA